Part of the Streptomyces sp. f51 genome is shown below.
ACTTCGCCTCCACCGTGGCTCCGCTGCTCGCCGCCCGGGGACTCCCCTCGACTCTTTACGTGACCACCGGCGCCCTCGGCGTCCCCGGCCGGCCGTCGGGCGGCGGGCCCTTCCCGTCCGTGGCCACGCTCGACCGGGCCCAGGTCAGGGAGCTGGACGCGGCCGGGGTCGAGATCGGCGGGCACTCCGTGACGCATCCTCAACTGGACACGCTGCCCCGGGCATCGGTGCGGGAGGAGGTGGCCGGGTGCAAGCGGGACATCGAGGACACGCTCGGGCACCGCGCCGACGCGTTCGCCTACCCGCACGGCTACTCCAGCCGCACCGTGCGCGCGCTGGTCCGCGAGGCCGGCTGGACCTCGGCCGCCGCCATCCGGGCGGACTCCGCCTTCAGTTCGGGGACGGACGACCCGCTGCGGTTCGCCCGGCTCATGGTCAGGGCCGACACCGGCCGGGACCGCTTCGCGCTCTGGACCGGCGGCGAGGGAGCGCCCGTGGCACCGTTCGCCGAGGGAGCTCGGACCAGGGGCTGGCGGGCCTACCGCCGGACGAGGGCGCGGATCGGGCTGCCGTACCGGGCGCTGCCCGCATGATCTGACCGGACGTCACGGACGGGCGGCGGCGCTCACGGCCCGTCAGTGCTGCCAGACCCGGACCCAGTCGACGAGCAGACGTGCCGAGTCGGTGCCCGGGGGCGGGGGGTACGGAAGGCCGACGGCCAGGTTCAGGATGACTTCCATGGGCACGTGGGGGATGCGCTCGGGCCGGGTCACCCGGAACCGCTCGATCCCGTCGACGTACCAGACGAGTCTGTCCTTCTCCCAGAGCAGCCCGAAGAGGTGGTAGCCGTCGGGGAAACCGTTCGCGGTGAAGGTCCCGCGCTCCTTCCTCTCGGCGCCCTCGGCGTTCTTCCAGTGCACGAACATCGACAGCGTGCGCGTGGTGCCGAGGAACTCCATGATGTCGATCTCGGGCGGGGTGTAGCGGCTCGCGGGCATCATCCAGAACTCCGGTGTCATCCCGCCCTGTTCCGGGATACGGACCGCCGCCTCGAAGTAGCCGTAGGTGAACGTCTCGCGCGGCTGGGCGTACCAGTCGTCGCGGCCCGTGGAGATCATGCCGGACACCCAGGGGTAAACCTTGCCGTCGCTGCCACGGATCGCCCGGCGCTGGGCATTGAGGGTCAACTTCCCTCCGCCCACGACCACTTGACCCGGCTGGTACCACTCCAGTTCATTGTTGGTGCTGATGGTGCAGCCCCGCTTGTTCCAGTCGTAGCACGTGGCCCAGCGGTTCTTGTCGAGGTGTGAGCCGCCGAACTCGTCGTGGAAGACCAGTCGCCAGTGGCCGGGTGCCACGGGCCGGGGCGTCGCCGTTCCGGGCGCGGACCCGCAGGCACCGCATGCCACCGCCAGCAGCAGGAGAAGCACCCCGAGAACCGCGCCCCGTGACCTCATGGGCGGGCGCGGGTCCCGGCCGCGACCGCGCCGGCCAGCCGGCGCGCGGCGAATCCGGTTCCGGCGACGAACCGCAGCACGGGTCCGAAGGTGGGGGCGGCGGCCAGTCCGGTGAAGAACAGCCCGGGTACGGAGGACTCGAACCCGGACGACAGCCGGGGCGCGCCACGGAACGTCTCGATCTCCCTGCGGAGTTCGGGTGCCAGCAGCCCGAGCCGGTCGATGTCGACGCGGTATCCCGTGGCCAGCAGCAGATGGTCGGCCCGCACGGTCTCCGCCCGCCCCTCCGCGTCCGTGACCCCGAGACGCACCACGCCGCCCTCGGCCTCCACGGAGCGGACCGTACGGCCGCACAGCACGGGGATCCGGTCGTCCACGCGGTCCCGCAGCCACCAGGCGCCGGACGGACCGAGGACGTTGTGCAGCAGCCGCAG
Proteins encoded:
- a CDS encoding polysaccharide deacetylase family protein; amino-acid sequence: MSVVPVFLYHAVSDDPPSWLAPYTVSPRTFAEHLDLIADGGLRVVPLRRLVDALLGGPAVPPRSAVLTFDDGYADFASTVAPLLAARGLPSTLYVTTGALGVPGRPSGGGPFPSVATLDRAQVRELDAAGVEIGGHSVTHPQLDTLPRASVREEVAGCKRDIEDTLGHRADAFAYPHGYSSRTVRALVREAGWTSAAAIRADSAFSSGTDDPLRFARLMVRADTGRDRFALWTGGEGAPVAPFAEGARTRGWRAYRRTRARIGLPYRALPA
- a CDS encoding glycoside hydrolase family 16 protein, whose translation is MLLLLLAVACGACGSAPGTATPRPVAPGHWRLVFHDEFGGSHLDKNRWATCYDWNKRGCTISTNNELEWYQPGQVVVGGGKLTLNAQRRAIRGSDGKVYPWVSGMISTGRDDWYAQPRETFTYGYFEAAVRIPEQGGMTPEFWMMPASRYTPPEIDIMEFLGTTRTLSMFVHWKNAEGAERKERGTFTANGFPDGYHLFGLLWEKDRLVWYVDGIERFRVTRPERIPHVPMEVILNLAVGLPYPPPPGTDSARLLVDWVRVWQH